The Eriocheir sinensis breed Jianghai 21 chromosome 9, ASM2467909v1, whole genome shotgun sequence genomic sequence TCAAATAGTCAAGTCATAGTAATAGTCAAATAGTCGTCACAGTAATAGTGAAATAGTCAAGTCATAGTAATAGTCAAATAGTCAAGTAAGTCATAGTAATAGTCAAATAGTCAAGTAAGTCATAGTAATAGTCAAATAATCGAGTAATAGTCAGTAAGGAAGGCCGTGACTAGAAAGCAAGGCCGCCCGTCTGTCAAACACGCCCCCTTATGACGAGcggcctgccctgccctgccctccccgCCCCCTGTGGCCGCCTCTGAGGGCACCACCACGCCCCCGCACCCTCAGATCCCCTGCTGCGCcttaataacaaaaaaacaagctCCATAACAAGGCCCACCTGCTCAAGCTCCTGGATGTACTGGTTCAGCATCCTCCTCCCGCTGCCAGGCTCGGGGTGGGTCGCTTGGCCGCCGCTGCTCCCCTCCACACGTCACCCCACAGAGCACGGCAGGGGAGGCTCACCCGTTTAtcactgctttccttcttttagcTTTCCTGTAGCACCACCCAGGGAATACTACAAATTTAtcactgtttttccttcttttagctTTCCTGTAGCACCATGAAGGGAATACTCAATCTTTAtcagttttttccttcttttagctTTCCTGTAGCACCATGAAGGGAATACTCAATCTTTAtcactgttttttccttcttttagctTTCCTGTAGCACCACCCAGGGAATACTAAAAATTTAtcactgtttttccttcttttagctTTCCTGTAGCACCATGAAGGGAATACTCAATCTTTAtcactgttttttccttcttttagctTTCCTGTAGCACCATGAAGGGAATACTCAATCTTTAtcactgtttttccttcttttagctTTCCTGTAGCACCATGAAGGGAATACTCAATCTTTAtcactgtttttccttcttttagctTTCCTGTAGCACCATGAAGGGAATACTCAATCTTTAtcactgtttttccttcttcatagCTTTCCTGTAGCACCATGCAGTGAATACTCAATCTTTAtcactgttttttccttcttttagctTTCCTGTAGCACCATGCAGTGAATACTCAATCTTTAtcactgttttttccttcttttagctTTCCTGTAGCACCATGAAGGGAATACTCAATCTTTATCACTGTTTTTTTTAGCTTTCCTGTAGCACCATGAAGGGAATACTCAATCTTTAtcactgtttttccttcttttagctTTCCTGTAGCACCATGAAGGGAATACTCAATCTTTATCACTGTTTTTCATTTTATAATTCATGTATACCGCAATCATCAGCCTGAATACTAGCTCAATCTTTAtcactgtttttttcttcttttagctttcctgtaggggagagcggtgatgattcggacagtgtaTGGGATTGAGTGctgcgagattttgtgtgaatgtacaaaactttgttgcctttgcccacaaagggacaaccacgccctcagagctgttgttttcgatgcaagtcctattttatgttttttttgcatctcgtatgtaatattttcagtgtgtatcgtaagctctcacttcaaaaacgtgccaattagcgagatgtaaaattatttcggtgacgcagcgatgcccggCGAAGGTATTCCCGTACAACACgatcacccagctctcgtgctggtaaaggagtgtgaccacacatttgctttttatagagtcgtgatgattcggacggttgattttttcatgatttctatgaaatttatatcaatttaaacattataggtgttgcaacggttataaaaaggttaatttgatTGATTTATATTCAAATactatgaaatgccagaattttcctcTTTACAACACTCctacacggcctctgcgtgtgacgaaacacgagaaattaatccagacaaggaaaggtttgccggcgccggggatcgaacccgcgaccagcgcaaCGGGAGAGCCACGCCTTTACCAGTcgaccaaagaggtaccccctatTGGGTaactgggttatgggaggctcgcccatcaggcaagtcgtgtcactacaattATGcctgtgagaagagaaggaagccataataccaaaatttttgcgatatttcttgtagttctccttttattttttcccctttaaatattgagaggatacttttgacCTTAaacaaatgttttgtagaagatataatcttgtttattagccaatcaaacttaagttatattaatactatggcgagtattatgagtgtccataccatcccacctccctggccgaaccatctccacgggtggggatggttcagacgatttagaaacttgtctttcatcaccaacatctgaaaactggaaatagctacgagtgtcatattagcaacctaaagagccaaatgatggaggaacattttgagatcaacaaaattacactacttctcaaacttctttttctaaaaatatttttctaaaaagtgtccgaatcataccggctctcccctacCACCATGAAGGGAATACTCAATTAATCTTTATCACGGTTTTCCTTCTTCATAGCGTTCCAGTAGCACCATGAAGGGAATAGGCCTACTCAATATCTCTATCacggttttcttttttcatagCTTTCCAATAGGAGAATCCAATATGGAGAATCGCTACGCACCTCCAATGTTGCTCCCACGGCCATTATTAGTAGGTATATATCCTTTCCAAGCTATCACATACTGTTGTGTTACTctagtttttccttcttttattagcTTTCCTGTACCGCAATCATCAGCCTGTATCATTCCACTGCAGGACAAATTAAGGCAGGCCAGGCTCAACTGTTTATCACACCATGCAGGGAATACAAAATCTTtaccactttttccttcttttagctTTCCTGTAGCACCATGCAGGGAATGCTCAatctttatcactttttccttATTCGTAACGTACCTATAGCACCACCAAGGAGAGTATATATATAGTCTCCTTGAGCACCACCTAGGGAATACTCAATCTTTatcactatttttccttcttttagctTTCCTGTACCGCAATCATCAGCCTAGCTGTATCAttccactgcaggacaaaggcaGGCCATGCAGGCTCAACTGTTTATCACTGGTTTCCTTCTTAGCTTTCCTGTAGCACCATGCAGGGAATACTCAATCTTTAtaactgttttccttcttcatagcTTTCTTTTATATACCACCATGAAGGGAATACTCAATATTAATCACGGTTTTCCTTCTTACTAGCTTTCCTATACCACAATCATCAGCCTGTATTATTCCATTGCAAGACAAAGGCTGCGGGCCAGGCTCAACTGTTTATCACTGGTCTCCTCCTTTCAGCTTTCCTGTATCACCATGCATCATCAGCCAGGATGGTGCGTTTCACTGTAGGACAAAAGCCTCTCTCAAAcatttttattaatttctgtTCGTGACTCAAGCTTTTTTCCCATTGGAATATTTAGCTATTTTTGCACAGATTTTATCTCAGgctaattcatctttttttttataaccaTATCCTGCGGAAATAGCCGGATTCTGCAAAAAAAGGTATCATATCATATATCACGTGGTGCAGCGGTTGGTGTGTCTAATTACGAATCTGCGGCCTGGGATTCGAATCCCGGCTTGGGCAGTCGGCGAGCATGCCACCCATTTAATTTTGTTTTACCTTAATTGCTTTCGGGATGACCGCTAAATGGATACCTGCCGagacctgaggaaggtaaactggtaacccagatgtcacactggccctgtctcCCCGGTTAATGAGTTCACGTCCACCACAGCCTCCCAGGGCCAATGGTAGgcaacggagatgaacaccgcggCTACGCACAGCTAACAGCGTATATGCTCACAACTTCACCTTAACCTCACCATTTTAAGGATCATGGCAGCATCTCTAGGTTTGTTCAAATCACGATCTGCTGCATGGGCAGCGCACTGGGCCGCTTGTCACGTGCATGTGTGGGCAGTGTGGCAGAGTGGTGCTCACGGTCATGGCGGTAACAGGATGCTACAATCTACATCGCACCATAGGGGCCCGTCATCATGAGATCATTAACCTTAAGCTGGATAACTGCCATAAACCATTAATATTAAACTGGGAGTCATTCAATTCATTAAGGGCGGCAGTAGCTATACTCCCCTTCGCCCCCACCATGATGACTGGCCTCTCTCAGTGCCCCTATTGGACTTCCCGGCCTCAGTTCGATTCCGGGCCGGGGGTGTCAGTTTACATGCACAGCACGCCACCCCAGTCTCTCAGCTAAAAGGATTTATACCAGTCTGGTCCAGTCACATGTTGATTCAAAAGACTGGACTTAACTATTGGTACCCAGCTGACTTAGGTTCGTTCAGAGCTCACACATACTGGGACATTAACCTAAAGTATTCCAGACTAAATTTCCTTCCTGTGACTCACCTTGGCCAGCCTGTCTTACCTGTCCACAGGACGGGAAGGAGAAAGCACAGTTGTTGTTAAACTCTGTTATTCCTGGTGACTCTTTATTTTGGAGAATTTAGTTTTAATGCAGAGGTTATGTAATTCAGTATAATTAATAATGATGGAACACATACAAGGCATGAAACTTACATGAATGGAGGAATGAATAATTTTTAATATACTCTGTAACACTATATTTAGCAGAAAATACAGCAGTTACACTAAAAAAACACTGAGCTATACTTCCTAATGGGGACTGGTGTTATGAGTGTCTTGTTCTGACTGTACAGACTCTATGTACAATTATTTAAAGATGCAGGGAGAGACATATGATTGTAcgcaaaaatataaaacaaatgtaTTGTGGAAGCGTAAAAAGAAATGCAACGTATAGAAAATGCAGCAAATAAATGCAGCAAGAGGGATAAATCATGACGTTTGTAGTGAAAAATGGTGAACTAAAGTCTTACCACAGCAGTACACGATGAGATACAGTATACAAACAATTACTGGGAATTTATGATCCAGTTGGAGACTGTGGCTGCCAGGCAATACATTATACACACAATCATGttacacaatataacataataaTATACAGCTCACTCAGCAGTCCTCGTCCTGCCATTGTCCTCCTTCCACTTGCCACTCGGTTTTGGCCTTTCATGCTGAAGTCATTCCTGTTCCTCCAGAATCTTTGTTATACCTGAGATTTCTATTGTTatttacaaaatttggtcaggtTACATTTGTTATCGCCCTTATATCACTTACTACACCTATATCTACAGACGTGTAAATAAACTAAGTACGGTTTTTGGATATAAGTCTTTTTGAATTCATTGCGAGTTGCACCGTTCATTAATTCAGTGCAATGTGAGatatggtgaagaggaagaggctcACGGGCTGAACACTCTTAGGGTGCGCATGAGTGCAGTGAGGACCCCCGCCAGGTTGGTGGCCTGGGTCATGAGGGTGTTCATGGAGGGGTGGTCCATGCCCCGCCCTGCCGCACTCAGGGCCGCCCGCACTGTGCTCTGGTAGGTGGTGGCCACGTCACGCACCTTTACCACCACGTTCTGCGTCTGCAGTGGCGTTGTGGTGTGGTGTACCACCTCCTGCGTCACATCCACCATGCGTTGCAGGAGAGCCACGCAGGACGACAGGCACTGCAGCAGCGTGTCCTCAGACTCCGTCGCTGATTTGACAAACAGTTTGGAGGCCGTCACAAACTGCCTCGACTCGCTGGTGAGGGCTTCCCGTGCCTCCTGGAATTTAGCTTCATCCTGGGTGGCAGGTCCCCCATTCCTCTGGGCCTCGGCACACGCTGCCGCCATGTCCGTCAAGGACTTAAGAGACTGACTCACCATCACAGAAAAGCGGCGGAAGGCATCCCTGGAAGCGGGCGGCATCACCTCAAtgtcctctgcctcctccagGGAGTCTTGATCAAAGCTGCCAGAGTCTAAGGAGTCATCCAGCTCAGTCCCATTTGGGGTCTTACCATTGACCATCTTGCTCTTTGGGGAGAGCTTTGGGGAGGAGGTCTGCAGGGGTGCCACCTCATTGTTGAGGCTGTTCTTCAAGGCCACATTGGCAGTGGTGTCTGGCCGGGgcagcctggtggtggtggaagtcttCTCTGCCGCTCTCACAGGGCTCTTGACACCATTGGTGGTTGGGGGAGAGGCTGCCGTCCTGCGGGGTGACTGACTAGTCTTGGCAGGGAGCTGTGGTTTATCCTCTGAAGGGACTGATTTCCTGCCTGTCTTTGGGCTCTTCTGAGGGGAATGATTCCCCCCTTTTGGGGAAgtaggggagggggcaggggccTTTCCTGTGGGACTGGGAGTGGCCAGTTTGACTGCCTGGCGGGGTCGGTGGGTTGTTGGGAGGTTGtttgtgggggaggtggtggggctGAGCTGAGGCTTGCGGAGTCTGGAGGGCACTGAAGGCGGCTTCTCGGAGCTGTCTGGTGAGGGACTCCTGATGACTTTGTGGGAGGGGGAAGGCGTCCGGACACTCTTGTTGAGGGGCGAATGCTTCCCTGTATCCTGGGAGGTCAAACAAAAGGAGTTAGAAATGCTACAGTTCAAGATCCATGCTTATACTAATAATATTTTCaagtgtgtattatatatatgccATAATTAAGTAAAAACCTTATGTATTGTTGAAAAAACAGACCTATGAAACAGCATGCTACTATAGTACATATTTACTACAACATACTGTATTCACAAGTAGATAAGTTAGTGATGAAGGTGACATGGAGAGGTTGGTTACCTGGGAGGGGCTGCGTGGAAGTGGAGGCTTTGTGGAGGTCTTTGTGCCGTTCCTCGGAGGCAACTCAGGTGGGTCCTCATCCTGGTCGAGGCTCTTGAGGGACGCTGACTTGACGGTGAccatgctggaggaggaggtgagggagtcaTTGCTCGACGCCACACTCTGCTTAGAGGGTGACCCAGGGGAGGTCTTGACTTGGCTCAGGTCCTCACTAGAGGCTGAGGATTTGGTGCTCTTGGTGGGAGACTTGAGGATGGTGTTGGAGGCGGAGTGGCCCAGAACATTGGTTTGGGAGGCAGATTTGGCCAAGTTTCCCGTACTCATAGAGATACTTCTTTGGATTTTTGATGGAGGGTTGGAAGGGAGGGATTTCTTTGGGTGGGTGAGGGTGCCTGTGCGGGTGATAGGGGTacgggggggtggagggggcgggGACTCATCGTCTTTAGCTTCTGCCTTGCTGGTTGGCACTGTCATTTGGCGCTGGAGTGTGGAGGGCcgctggagggaggaggtggaccaggaggtaggggagggggcAGAGGCAGCTCCAGTGCTAAAGGTTCTGACTCTGGACAAGACTGACGGTTGCCTGGAGTCATGGGTCTCACctacaccctccctcaccccctcactgGCATTTGCATTTGCCAGCTGCTTGCGCTTGAGGGTGTCGAAGCTCTTGAACATCTTATCGTTCTCCTCTAAGGCCTGTGCAAGCTTGGCGTCCAGCTCATACCCCCCCGTGGAGTTGTTGGACCTAAGGCTGTCGTACCCAGATGAGTCACTCGGGGACTGTGAGTTGTCTTTGCTGAGCCGGAGGAGCAGCTGCCGGTTGTCAACAGAGGCACTAGAGGTAGGTGGGCTGACGTAGGGTGTCCGCACAGGGGACTCAAATCGCCGCTGAAGTGACGCAACCTTCCCGGACCGCTTTGGCATGGTCTCGGAGCTGACCCGTACCTCCCCCACCTCATGGTCTTTCTCTCCTACCCCCTCCAAGTCACTCCCATCCTCACACATCTGCAAGAAACAAGAGTATTACATTCTATATCCATTAGTTTATGATCCAATAGTATTCTTTGAATGGTACTAGTTAGAAAAGGTCCTATTAGGAGATTTTGAATACCACTAAAATCAACAAAAGTACTAATCCAATAATCATATAAACGCACCCCAACAAATCAATTAAGAGTTTCATACACAAACGTACCTTACTGATTCCTTCTTTGGCTTCGTACAGTCGCCGGATGATGTCCGACGACCGGTTGTCCTTCTCATCCGAGGTCGGGGGTGGCGGGATGATGAAGGCAGAGATATCGTACTCTCCTCCCATCCGACTCCGACTTTCAGCGTATGACTGAAGATCCTGCACCAAAAAACACAAACCATGAAAACACAAATACAGTATGtacctttaaccccttcactccggcgacaccAACGTCGGCGTCCGACAGGCGTCCGACGCCATCACCGTTagttctcttctaaacctcttaatcctcttccatttcctcttaatcctcttctaaacctcttaagacgaaatggaagaggattaagaggaatttagaagagaattaagaggtttagaagagggttaatcctcttccatttcctcttgaccctttccatactgtgatgctgacgtctgcatcacggatggaaagggttaagacatACCATTGAAATTGTCGATAATATGATGATGTGAATATGCATAATCTCTTTTTCCATACATTTCAATTAGTAGAGTTTAGCTGGAGACTCACCACAGAGCCttcagggggaggagggatggtaagGTTGGCAATGAAGGAGTCgatgtcttccccttcctccaggtGAATGCCCAGTTGACGCAGGGCAGCCAGGGTGAAGTTGGGCTCCCTACCGTTGCTTCCTGAAACCCTGTTGCCCGCGATAGGAGAGAAAACGGTCTCGCTGGTGCTGGTATTGAGGCTGCTGAGGGAAGTGCTGTCCTCAGTGTCACTTGCTCCTATTagcaaagaaacagaaagaatatTAATATGAATGCCAAAGGATCTAAAGAAGGGGACACACTAAGTAACTACGTATATGTGAAGCAAGGAAACAATGAAACGGACCACCCCTGTATTTCCTAAAGGCTGACCTGTGTTGGAGTCTGAATAACAGGCGAGGGAGTCGTGGTCCAGCCAGCTTGGGTTGGTGAGGGAGCGCAGGTCTCCCAGGTCCTGCTCCAGTGCCTTCAGCTCCTTCTCCAGCGTCTCCCGGTCAGCGAAGGGCGTGGGGGGTGTGCTGACTTGTGGGGGGAACACCTTTGTGCCATCCTGGGGAGAGGGAGATTGTTAGTGGAAAAAGTCAAAGGGACACAAATAGTACTTTCATAAACCTTTTGAATGTGTTCAAAGCAAAAACTTGTGAGGAAAAGGATGTGGTTGATTTTGTCACTATTAAATCATGACTATCTATGCATGAGCTGTTACAAATGATAGGAACATTACATAAAACACTACTACAGATAAATAAAATGCTGTCACCGATGAATACGAACAACACATGAAACATTATAGGAACTAACCTCGTCcggggtgatggggggagggatCATGGTGAGGTCGATGATGTCAGGGTCAAGGTAGAGTGTGCCCTCCGCGAAGGTGTACGGGAGGCCAGAGTTGTCCTCCAGCTGTTTGATGAGTGCTCGAATGTCATCCTCGCGGCTTTGGATGTTGAGGGGCAGGTTGTCAGGGGAGTGGAGGCCGAAGGAAGACCCGCTTGGCTTGAGGACTGACGAGGGGCGCTGGGGAACCTTGCCAGCTGTGGGGGTAAAGGTTTTGGAGCAATGATTTGGAATACAATGAATGACTTGCTTTGATCTTTACACTCTTTCCTGCATTTTTTTGAAGGTTTGAAGGTTAGTTGAAGATACATATGGCAACAGAAGAGTACTTtgtaaggaaggaagtgagatatGGGTATGTTAATATAACCAATCTtaactttacttctttctctcttcttctctcctctcccttcaatcAAGGTACTTTAAAAGGCACTCAGCACCCACCTGGTCGATGGGCCGGACTCTGGTTGGGTGTGGACTGAGAGTCGGTGTCGCTGCCAGATCGCTCCTCACTTTCCACTACCTCGCCATTTGGCAACATCTTCTGACCCTGAAAGAATAATGAGCTTTAGTTAATACACAAATTTACCCTTTGGAAATGAGATACAACATGTCAACTTCCAGCCCAGCGCTGTATAAAGAGAATGagtgatgaaaaaatgaaaagatactTGGTAAAGATCCACTGAGACatagaaacagagacaaagaaaagagggaaaggggaaaatgttTGAAGAGGAAAATGTCCAGAGGGGAAAATGTCCGGCACCCTCATTCACCTGGGTCAGAAGCAGGAGTGAGTCAGAGTGCTTGAGTCGGCCATACTGGTCTGAGCGCACACTCTCCGTCTCCGTCGTCTCCCCGTCAGCATCACTCAGGTAGTTCTCGGCGTCCTCCACCAGCTGCTGCAATTCCGCCACCCTTCGTATCACCTGCACACCCAAGGAAAAACCAGGTATTAGCAACACATCCCCTAAGACTCAAACATACCTTACAGACTCCTAAAACTTCTAGTGTATTTCAAGGTTATATGGCAGAGGTATATGACATCAAGCAAAGTATTTCATGATCTTATATTGAAAGGTGCTACAAGTCTACTAGGTTAGCTGGCTGCAACTTATTTACAGTGCTGTTAACTATGGATATTCCTCTAAACAAGCTGGTATGGTCATCAAGTTGGCCAGGAGTGCAGCCAACGCAGCCCCGAGTAATGGGACTCATGCCTCATTGGTTAGTTGATGACTTGCGGCTGTGCTTGAGTTAGTATCGGTCAAGGCTCACATGCAACTGGGCGGAGGCTCCTATAAGCAACTGGCCAATCATAATCAAAGTTCCTGTCACCATTTTTTGCCTTAGCTTCCACTAGACCCGTGGGGAGGAGGGTGTTGGCGGACTTGGTGGTTAGCAGGGGTTGGGGTTATAATTTAGACCTGAGTAGTAGTGAACCAAATGACTCACCAAGCAGCACTAATTAAATGCTTTTACTAAACTTTGTGAGGGTTTAAGAAGCTGCTACACTATGAGCTTcaattttatctttccttctacaATGATTTCCGTACTTTGCAATAAAAAAATATCTGTTGTATTATTTAAGCCATAAACTATACTATATCTATACCACATCCcactataactctctctctctctctctctctctctctctcttgctcttgctcgctcgctctcgctctctcttcggtTGACTGATAGTAAAAGTCAATCCACAGTGTTGAGGAAAGCCGCAACACCCATAACAACACTTCCTGCTGCCTGCCGAGTGCCACTGTCCTGTTCCCACGCCGTCAGTGCCACACCACCATCTTTCCGGCACTGTCACACCTTTGTCACAGTAGTCTAACCATAACTGAACCATAACTGAACTACCTAATACTTGGAAAGGTGTGTAAGTCTATATCAATTTTGTGAAGGAGTCGGCAGTAGTTCCTTTTTTGCTGCTTGCTTTGATACATAacattttttttggtatttttcttaagTGATGACAATGCATCCTGTGAATAAGGTAGCTACTTGACATATGAATTCTTTGTGTTAAGTAAGTTGTGCATTATTCAACAGCAAAACAAGCAGCATTCCAGACAAAAGGTTTTTCTGAGTGTATGAATAAGCTGTCTGTTGCTGCTGGTGATAGGCAACATATCTACCTAGGGTGTTCTCGCATCTCTGTCTTTTCTGTCCCTTTTATACGTCTGTCTGTCATCATGCAAAAACAAAATCAGGGACACACCCAAATTATGCACCGCCAGGGGTCGCCATTAACCGTTATCTTTGTATTGTTGCTGTGATTCACGACTTTTTTGTCATTATTGGCAATCAATGACTAATGCAAATTCGGAAtgccacccccccttccccccacccactGGATGTGTCCCTGACGTAATTGACAGCTCAcacatgtgcacacacacacacacacacacacacacacacacacacacgtaaaccgGAAGTCCTAAATAGAAGGTAATTATGGTGTTATTCACAAATgcagcaggaaaaaaaatattattcccCAATCAGTCTatttgcaaggaaaaaaaaaaaaaatccatacacAGCTGATTGAGGCACACATCCTTTTCCAAACCTGAACGAGTCTAAACCTTTGTAAATCAACACCCATATAAACAATCTATATAAACCTAAATGCAAAACGAACTCATAACCACGAAaccaacaaagaaataaaaaacgcAATTAACTTGCTCTATATAATCTGTAGCGAATAATAACGACATTTGGCTTTGAATAATACTAATAGCCTttgtctctttcccctctttaccggCTGCTAGGGTCAAAGAGAAGCTCGGTGCACATTCATTTGGCAGAACAACAAAGCTGACCCTTGTGGCTGAGAGGGGAGTCACGAGGCGCGTTCAAAATGTGCCTGACTGAGGGAGCAGCAGATGAGTGGgcgaggggaggggtgagagggggaaggggaaggggaggggaggatgaggagagggggacggaaggatgaggagaggggaagagggggatggaaggatgaggagagggggagaggggaaaggggaaggaaggagaggggaagaggggaatgagaggagagggcgaagggaacgggaatagaggggaagagggacaggaggaggaggggaggaacgggaggagaggggaaaagggacaggaggaagaggggaggaacgggaggagaggggaagagggataggaggaggagaggggatggggaacgggaggaaaggggaaaggaaacgggaggagagatgggagggaacaggaggtgaggggagagggagactaatggagaggggaaagagaggggaaactgAGGGGAGCTGTGTGATGAAGGACAATGTTTTGCTTTCATTAAGGGCAAACAACTACATTAAAGGACtacaattaaaacacacacacacacacaaaggaaaataTTTTGTGTGCTgcgtcgttgtgtgtgtgtgtgtgtgtgtggatgttttTCATTGTAGGGAGTAGAAACGTGAATATGCGATGAgtcagctgtgtgtgtgcgtgtgtacgtattTCAAACTTTTCCACTTgttattgttgagagagagagagagagagagagagagagagagagagagagagagagagagagagagagagagagagagagagagagagatgagggagggggagggatttgAAACGTTCTATGTATTTCGAGCAAACTATTTTTACTCCCCACAGCaaaacgtgtaaaaaaaaaacaaaaaaaaaaaacagctgacagGTAACAAAACAGaaccccgtcccttcccctccaaaaaaaaaaaaaaaaaaagagaattacaaCGTTGCCGCTCCGCTTTTaaaacgtaaatacaaatgaaaacaAGTACAGGGTGTTAATCACAATCTACAATGCAAAGTGAAGGCATTAACTAAACCAAAAatctttaaataaaaaaaataataatcatggcAAATATATTCGTAGttttcatatattctttttttctcatgttattctgagacaaaaaaaaatattatacgtAAACAAGGCTCCTAAAATGAATGGATAACCTAACATTTCTATGCTGCTTTTAAACGTGACCAAATTTTATCACGACTTATTCATAAACACACTAACTAAAAACCTCAATTACTCATCAAATATCAATCACCTTTATGAACTGACAAGGGTAGCTACGTTATCTTTCATTCACTCACATACATCAGGTCATCAGGTCAAGCTAGGTCAGGTGTGGTCATGTTAGGAGGGAACGTTAGGGTGGGTTGGGGGAAGCGAATTGTTGGTTAGCATAATAaagatgcaggtggtggtggtggtggtggtggtcagggtggGGGGAGTGGTAGGGATTGGTGAAAgacgaataaaagaagagaagagaaagacaagaagaaaagggaagaaaagaaaagaagataaaatgagagaagagaaaagataaaa encodes the following:
- the LOC126995933 gene encoding uncharacterized protein LOC126995933 isoform X3 — its product is MGNKHSSGKCQCPKNVKKNKHHHHHHHNTHHHHQDGQQGGGGGGVGGGGGGGGGGGVGGQCGGKQGLSSQPERQQKHHTSAHTNVVHCQTGHASQTSSWLPPLENWDSGGVGLPYGWEAATDKEGKQYFINHLNKTTTYEDPRKDYLDEPPQPRHIDLVRDPEMGFGFVAGSEKPVIVRFVTEGGPSEEKLLPGDQILMINGEDVKKAPRDHVIQLVRSCKDRVQLTVTQPPLDNSARKSALLSAAKKQRLKSNPSRVRFAESVDINGSPSYSVSPSSLSHPAPSNFNSSESTTPFMPNVLKVFLENGQTKSFKYDSSTTVGDVLDSLHQKLGIKCPEHFSLVVEHVKSLRRNKLTLLDPRETLSRIAARPGAQHLRCLYRVTFVPRDAYDLLRKDSMAFEYLYLQCCNDVIQERFSPELKYDVALRLAALHIQQHALSNNMSSKVSVKNIERDCGLERFVPASLVDSMKRKELRKLLSHFLKINSSLTTPGQKQLTALQAKLHYLKIISDLPSYGAKCFSTNMKDTNMETVILVSPRFGISQITGIRNSMPEALCEIEQVTAVRVSREDELSFRVELSLKDPDKENLLLSLEERDAEELVLVLQGYYRLLTENPLPLTHARDRHAHDQAPPYHSRHKVAAASWSYAAPTNEEEDSRGGGGDQPDRYVDLSLAPPYKPPPEGYKVPNGHLPGIDMEETGVYVNSRRHNLLDSNMNKTNSVYENTHDPSGGGSPTPPHYAHPAHTHSPQPASPARHGLDAKKVIRRVAELQQLVEDAENYLSDADGETTETESVRSDQYGRLKHSDSLLLLTQGQKMLPNGEVVESEERSGSDTDSQSTPNQSPAHRPAGKVPQRPSSVLKPSGSSFGLHSPDNLPLNIQSREDDIRALIKQLEDNSGLPYTFAEGTLYLDPDIIDLTMIPPPITPDEDGTKVFPPQVSTPPTPFADRETLEKELKALEQDLGDLRSLTNPSWLDHDSLACYSDSNTGASDTEDSTSLSSLNTSTSETVFSPIAGNRVSGSNGREPNFTLAALRQLGIHLEEGEDIDSFIANLTIPPPPEGSVDLQSYAESRSRMGGEYDISAFIIPPPPTSDEKDNRSSDIIRRLYEAKEGISKMCEDGSDLEGVGEKDHEVGEVRVSSETMPKRSGKVASLQRRFESPVRTPYVSPPTSSASVDNRQLLLRLSKDNSQSPSDSSGYDSLRSNNSTGGYELDAKLAQALEENDKMFKSFDTLKRKQLANANASEGVREGVGETHDSRQPSVLSRVRTFSTGAASAPSPTSWSTSSLQRPSTLQRQMTVPTSKAEAKDDESPPPPPPRTPITRTGTLTHPKKSLPSNPPSKIQRSISMSTGNLAKSASQTNVLGHSASNTILKSPTKSTKSSASSEDLSQVKTSPGSPSKQSVASSNDSLTSSSSMVTVKSASLKSLDQDEDPPELPPRNGTKTSTKPPLPRSPSQDTGKHSPLNKSVRTPSPSHKVIRSPSPDSSEKPPSVPSRLRKPQLSPTTSPTNNLPTTHRPRQAVKLATPSPTGKAPAPSPTSPKGGNHSPQKSPKTGRKSVPSEDKPQLPAKTSQSPRRTAASPPTTNGVKSPVRAAEKTSTTTRLPRPDTTANVALKNSLNNEVAPLQTSSPKLSPKSKMVNGKTPNGTELDDSLDSGSFDQDSLEEAEDIEVMPPASRDAFRRFSVMVSQSLKSLTDMAAACAEAQRNGGPATQDEAKFQEAREALTSESRQFVTASKLFVKSATESEDTLLQCLSSCVALLQRMVDVTQEVVHHTTTPLQTQNVVVKVRDVATTYQSTVRAALSAAGRGMDHPSMNTLMTQATNLAGVLTALMRTLRVFSP